Within Chitinivibrionia bacterium, the genomic segment GTATTATTATGCAAACGCTTTTAGAGCCGAAAGAGAGAATATTCAATCTTGTGAATGAAATGAACGGTCTGCAATTATTAGAAATTGCAAACTACGCTCAATTTATTCGCTACAAAAGCGACAATGATACTTTTGATTTAATGAAAGCAAGCGAAAGTACTCTTGATTTCTGGGATAACGGAGAAGACGAGGTTTGGAATAATGTATAAACGTGGAGAAATCGTTTTAATTCCTGTGCCGTTCAGTAATTTATCTTCTGTTAAAAAGCGCCCTGTTCTTGTAATTTCAAATACTTTGCACAATTACGCAAATCGCGATATGATAGTTGTCGCGATTACTTCAAATTTACAACAAAACGGAATAATAATAGAAGCAAACGATTTAATATTCGGCGAACTTCCAAAAACATCACTTATCCGTTGCGAAAAGATTTACACATTGGAACAAAGTATTGTTCATAAGCGTTTCGGCGTTGTTTCTCAAGATGTTTTGGAAAATGTGGTAAATGAAATAAATAACTTGATTACGGAATAAAACCTCGCGCAAACCGAAATTTCGCCCCGTTTTTGTCGGTTTGCTTTCGTTCTTTGATACAAAAAAAATCACAATTCCAAATTCTAATCAAAACACAAACTTCTCCTTTATCTACTCAAGAAATCCGTCTTTCTGCCGATATATATAATGTATGGGGAACACTCAAGGACGAGGGGGATTTATGAGAATAGCTCAAATGGTGCAAATGCAGGAAGCAATGAAGCAACATTCAAAAGGCGATGTAAGCATCGTCCGTCAATTACTTGGCGAAGAAGATGTGAAGCCAAAAAAAATTCAAAGAGAAGATACCTATATTCCAATGAGCTCAAGACCACCTGAGCCAAATTGGGATCGCGTTCATAGCAAGAGAGCGCCGATAATGTCGGAAGAAGAATTTGAACAAGCAATAATAGCGATGGCGCGAGCGAATGCAGAATTTGCAATGAAAAAGGGTGATACGTCGTGGCATTTAGCGAGAGACCAGGTTGCTTATCTGGAATTACATACAGCTTTTGTGTCTGTTGTTTCGCCTGACCGCAG encodes:
- a CDS encoding type II toxin-antitoxin system PemK/MazF family toxin, with amino-acid sequence MYKRGEIVLIPVPFSNLSSVKKRPVLVISNTLHNYANRDMIVVAITSNLQQNGIIIEANDLIFGELPKTSLIRCEKIYTLEQSIVHKRFGVVSQDVLENVVNEINNLITE